From a region of the Drosophila virilis strain 15010-1051.87 chromosome 3, Dvir_AGI_RSII-ME, whole genome shotgun sequence genome:
- the LOC6624220 gene encoding ketohexokinase produces MATAKPVLCVGCTVIDFVTINESFPKEDTDRRCRDGFWQRGGNASNVSTVLRLLGADVEFFGMLSQSDGFRVLLQDLERRGIDVQHCPTTDKDPPFSSVIIVQGTGSRTIVHCNKNYPYVTWEDFSKIDLNRYGWVHFEARNANETIKMIRSVQEHNRTHNEHITISLDFETLYEQNLPMCALCDYVVFSKELANQQGWRTAQETCKELARRLESKSPCIICPWGSTGAACLDAASNGCSMVAAYSPDRIVDTLGAGDSFMAGFIYATSVMQNNLKDAVSFANRVAGHKITDYGYDHIAELQKYDKLRTG; encoded by the coding sequence ATGGCCACAGCGAAGCCAGTGCTCTGCGTGGGCTGCACGGTAATTGACTTTGTCACAATCAACGAAAGCTTTCCCAAGGAGGACACTGATCGACGATGCCGCGACGGATTTTGGCAGCGTGGTGGGAATGCCTCTAATGTTAGCACCGTGCTGCGGCTACTGGGCGCCGATGTCGAGTTCTTTGGCATGCTTAGCCAATCTGACGGGTTCCGTGTGCTGCTACAGGATTTGGAACGGCGTGGCATTGATGTGCAGCACTGTCCCACGACGGATAAAGATCCGCCCTTCTCATCGGTAATAATTGTCCAGGGCACGGGTTCGCGCACAATTGTCCACTGCAATAAGAACTATCCTTATGTGACGTGGGAGGACTTCAGCAAAATCGATCTCAATCGCTATGGCTGGGTACATTTTGAGGCTCGCAACGCCAATGAAACAATCAAAATGATAAGATCCGTGCAGGAGCACAACAGAACTCATAACGAGCACATTACCATTTCATTAGATTTTGAGACATTGTATGAGCAGAACCTTCCAATGTGCGCGCTTTGTGACTATGTTGTGTTCTCCAAAGAGCTCGCCAACCAGCAGGGCTGGAGAACTGCCCAGGAAACGTGCAAAGAGCTGGCACGCCGCTTGGAATCGAAGAGTCCATGTATAATTTGCCCGTGGGGCAGCACTGGTGCTGCTTGTCTGGATGCCGCCTCAAATGGGTGCTCCATGGTGGCGGCCTATTCGCCCGACCGTATCGTGGATACGCTCGGTGCCGGTGACAGCTTCATGGCCGGATTCATATACGCCACATCTGTGATGCAGAATAACCTGAAGGATGCTGTGAGTTTCGCTAACCGGGTGGCCGGGCATAAGATCACCGACTATGGATACGATCACATTGCAGAGCTCCAAAAGTATGACAAGCTTAGAACTGGGTGA
- the Ssk gene encoding protein snakeskin has protein sequence MVSVETIGSIFIKALKLIINLVVIFLYRWGDGGEFLGIGGTWNLNEEKSADAEIVASGVMVGFFIYTACHTIAYLFGTTKHKGELCDTIMNVVGTFMWIAVGGVALHYWKGYMSDEGFLYVNSERQVGIAMGSLCVIEGALYLLDTVLACIHYSKGDTDYTQ, from the exons ATGGTATCTGTGGAGACAATTGGTTCAATTTTCATCAAAGCCCTAAAACTG ATCATCAACTTGGTTGTGATATTTCTGTATCGCTGGGGCGATGGCGGCGAATTCCTTGGCATTGGCGGCACTTGGAATCTTAACGAGGAGAAGAGCGCCGATGCGGAAATTGTGGCCTCCGGCGTAATGGTCGGCTTCTTTATATACACGGCATGCCACACAATTGCCTACTTATTCGGCACCACAAAGCATAAGGG CGAACTGTGCGACACCATTATGAATGTGGTGGGCACCTTTATGTGGATCGCCGTTGGCGGCGTGGCGCTACATTACTGGAAGGGCTACATGTCCGATGAGGGTTTCCTCTATGTCAATTCAGAGCGACAGGTGGGCATTGCCATGGGCTCGCTATGCGTCATCGAGGGCGCACTGTATCTGCTGGATACCGTGTTGGCCTGCATACACTACTCCAAGGGCGACACCGACTATACGCAATAG